In one window of Mercurialis annua linkage group LG4, ddMerAnnu1.2, whole genome shotgun sequence DNA:
- the LOC126678979 gene encoding uncharacterized protein LOC126678979 isoform X2: MITRGKDKGETGIIKRVIRSQNRVIVEGKNLVKKHIKAGEGHEGGIFSVEAPLHASNVQILDPVTGKPCKVGSKYLEDGTKVRVSRGIGASGSIIPRPEILKMRTTPRPSVAGPKDTPMDLVMESTYDAKSGKGMPEL; this comes from the exons ATGATAACTAGGGGAAAGGATAAAGGCGAGACTGGGATTATTAAGCGTGTCATTCGTTCACAAAATCGTGTTATTGTAGAGGGAAAAAATCTG GTAAAAAAGCACATCAAGGCTGGTGAAGGTCACGAAGGTGGTATCTTTTCAGTTGAAGCCCCACTCCACGCCTCAAATGTTCAAATTCTTGATCCAGTCACCGG GAAGCCTTGCAAGGTCGGAAGTAAATATCTAGAAGACGGCACCAAAGTAAGAGTTTCTAGAGGTATAGGGGCATCTGGATCGATAATTCCTCGTCCTGAGATTTTAAAGATGCGGACAACTCCAAGACCTTCTGTAG CCGGTCCTAAGGACACTCCAATGGATCTTGTTATGGAGAGCACTTATGATGCCAAATCTGGGAAGGGAATGCCTGAGCTTTGA
- the LOC126678978 gene encoding SUPPRESSOR OF ABI3-5 isoform X2: protein MDPGRYGLQQGWDNNSAPEGYGGVHEPNYRVGGSYDERRFHDERYARDNAYPRNTYHREVLDRESYPPPPSAGLWTQSRRRSYEEEIPVDRDSRRHEKPYIDSYRDLDAFPDRETDSYQKPDKFHDGYHNMDNYRDQGFDRPARFGSRDRDDYAYDDYDYRPRVSSQSREDSRERDYDYGRHSYDSEYDRGSKRDGSWRRHESRERERDKRDLSRERDQSPHKRHERSRSRGREDRPRSRSPRGRSHGRSQRGDSCDDGRHERIERRRDREEKHQRGNYTVAPSATVVVKGLSLKTTEEDLYQILAEWGPLRHVRVIKERNSGISRGFSFIDFPSVDAACAMMDRIGDDGLVVDGRKLFFEYSKPTAGASGPFGQENSTRSGHFNHRGITVPSDWMCTICGCVNFARRTSCFQCNEPRTEDAPPADIAMSNSTSLGKKGFEAGPTHVLVVRGLDENADEEMLRYEFSKHAPIKDLRLVRDKFTHVSRGFAFVHFHSVEDATKSLEATNGTTLEKNGQILRVAYAKSILGPGSGASGSLQSSSLAAAAIEAAAFAQQYDTGGWAPKEYNPDDKSAGEQEQAGGEAAVQRDGSAPQSGFVWDEASGYYYDATSGFYYDGNTGLYYDGNSGVWYSYDTQTQQYIPCTDQNDTKTSAKQSEHSKSSDSSNIKKVVISAPAATITSAASLQDAVQAAAAAALAAEKKEKEKAKEIKLASKSSILASKKKMNNVLTMWKQRSHEGQATRVAVDDNQPSALADDRPFPVGQATKSKFKSDTSTVGTSFPAPQAVGLESPVKPRPVMGVIRASGRGVVKSDTSYSGSSGGVSTPAAVSGSFTNTDTSAAMTPFRTDVSALGSYAPPVSAGSGKRRFSEMPLSSASANKEQPHSTYRDRAAERRSLYGSSSSIGDDLPDIRGDSNQELPIKKGSLDTMPFPPGVGGGRGSGDASINAQSYEVITADKAIDEKNVGNRMLRNMGWQEGLGLGKDGSGMIEPVQAQSTEKRAGLGSQQKKVDPGLEVQAGDSYRTLIHKKALARFREMSS from the exons ATGGATCCTGGTCGCTATGGTCTTCAGCAAGGATGGGATAATAACAGC GCTCCGGAGGGGTATGGTGGCGTCCACGAGCCAAACTACCG GGTTGGTGGTTCATATGATGAGAGGAGGTTTCATGATGAACGGTACGCAAGGGATAATGCCTACCCAAGAAACACTTATCATCGGGAGGTTTTAGATAGGGAGAGCTATCCACCTCCTCCTTCTGCTGGTCTGTGGACTCAATCAAGAAGGAGAAGTTATGAAGAAGAGATCCCCGTTGACAGGGATTCTAGAAGACATGAGAAACCATATATCGATTCGTATCGTGACTTGGATGCTTTTCCTGATCGGGAGACTGATTCATATCAGAAACCTGATAAGTTTCATGATGGATACCACAATATGGATAATTATCGTGATCAGGGGTTTGACAGACCTGCTAGGTTCGGGAGTCGTGATAGGGATGATTATGCATATGATGATTATGATTACAGACCTCGTGTTTCCAGTCAAAGTAGGGAAGACAGCCGTGAAAGGGATTATGATTATGGCCGCCATAGTTATGATTCAGAATATGATAGAGGTAGTAAGAGAGATGGAAGTTGGAGGCGACATGAATCTCGTGAGAGAGAGCGTGATAAGAGAGATTTGAGTCGGGAAAGAGATCAGAGTCCACATAAAAGGCATGAACGATCCCGATCCCGAGGACGTGAAGATCGCCCTAGATCAAGGTCCCCGCGAGGGCGAAGTCATGGTCGAAGTCAACGAGGAGACAGCTGCGATGATGGTCGACATGAAAGGATTGAAAGGCGGAGAGATCGTGAGGAGAAGCATCAACGAGGAAATTATACTGTG GCCCCATCTGCAACTGTTGTGGTGAAAGGTCTCTCCCTGAAGACAACAGAGGAAGATCTGTATCAAATACTT GCTGAATGGGGACCTCTTCGCCATGTCCGTGTAATCAAAGAGCGAAATTCTGGCATTTCTCGTggattttcttttattgattttcCTTCCGTG GATGCAGCTTGTGCTATGATGGATAGGATTGGAGATGACGGCCTTGTTGTAGATGGAAGGAAACTTTTCTTCGAGTATAG CAAGCCGACTGCGGGGGCAAGTGGACCTTTTGGTCAAGAAAATTCCACCAGATCTGGCCATTTCAACCATCGTGGCATCACAGTGCCTTCTGATTGGATGTGCACCATCTGTGGCTGTGTTAATTTTGCACGCCGAACATCCTGCTTTCAG TGTAATGAGCCAAGAACTGAAGATGCACCACCTGCGGATATAGCAATGTCAAATTCAACTTCTTTAGGAAAGAAAGGATTTGAGGCAG GTCCTACACATGTATTGGTTGTTCGTGGATTGGATGAAAATGCTGATGAGGAGATGCTTCGTTACGAGTTCTCCAAACATGCTCCAATCAAG GATCTTCGTCTTGTGAGGGACAAGTTTACTCATGTTTCAAGGGGATTTGCATTTGTGCATTTTCATTCG GTTGAAGATGCTACTAAATCGCTTGAAGCAACTAATGGAACAACTCTTGAAAAGAATGGGCAGATCTTGAGAGTAGCATATGCAAAGAGCATTCTTGGTCCAGGGTCTGGAGCATCTGGATCTTTGCAATCAAGCAGCCTGGCGGCGGCTGCAATCGAGGCAGCAGCATTTGCTCAGCAG TATGACACTGGTGGATGGGCACCAAAGGAGTATAATCCCGATGATAAATCTGCTGGTGAGCAAGAGCAAGCTGGTGGTGAGGCTGCAGTTCAGAGAGATGGATCTGCTCCACAATCTGGCTTTGTTTGGGATGAAGCCTCTGGTTATTACTATGATGCTACTTCTGGGTTCTATTATGATGGAAATACAG GTCTTTACTATGATGGTAATAGTGGGGTTTGGTATTCATATGACACCCAAACTCAGCAGTATATCCCTTGCACTGATCAGAATGACACTAAAACATCTGCCAAACAATCTGAGCACTCCAAGTCATCAGATAGTTCTAATATCAAAAAAGTAGTTATTTCTGCACCAGCTGCTACTATCACATCGGCTGCCTCGTTACAGGATGCAGTCCAGGCTGCTGCTGCAGCAGCATTAGCTGCTgagaagaaagaaaaggaaaaggcTAAGGAGATAAAACTTGCTTCAAAAAGCAGTATTTTGGCTAGCaagaagaaaatgaacaatGTTTTGACAATGTGGAAGCAGAGGAGCCATGAGGGGCAAGCAACTCGTGTTGCTGTTGATGACAATCAGCCATCTGCTTTAGCTGATGATAGGCCCTTCCCGGTTGGGCAAGCTACCAAGAGCAAATTCAAATCTGATACTTCTACAGTTGGCACAAGTTTCCCAGCACCTCAGGCTGTGGGCTTAGAGTCTCCAGTCAAGCCCAGACCTGTAATGGGGGTCATAAGGGCCTCAGGTCGAGGTGTTGTGAAATCAGATACTTCATATTCAGGATCCTCCGGTGGAGTTTCTACCCCTGCTGCTGTTTCTGGTTCATTTACGAATACTGATACATCTGCAGCTATGACGCCCTTCAGGACAGATGTGTCAGCTTTGGGTTCCTATGCACCACCTGTGTCTGCTGGGAGTGGCAAGAGGAGGTTTTCTGAGATGCCGTTGTCTTCTGCTTCTGCAAACAAGGAGCAACCGCATAGTACCTACAGGGATCGTGCAGCTGAAAGGAGGAGCTTGTATGGTTCGTCATCTTCTATTGGAGATGATCTACCTGATATTCGAGGGGATTCAA ATCAAGAGTTGCCAATCAAAAAGGGTTCTTTGGATACAATGCCTTTTCCACCTGGTGTTGGTGGAGGACGTGGGTCTGGAGATGCGAGCATCAATGCACAAAGTTATGAGGTGATTACAGCAGATAAGGCTATTGATGAGAAAAATGTGGGCAATCGAATGCTCCGCAATATGGGCTGGCAGGAAGGATTG GGACTGGGGAAGGATGGAAGCGGAATGATTGAACCAGTTCAAGCACAATCTACAGAAAAGCGAGCGGGACTTGGGAGCCAGCAGAAAAAAGTGGATCCTGGCCTTGAAGTACAGGCCGGTGACAGTTACAGAACTCTCATTCATAAGAAAGCCCTTGCTAGGTTCCGAGAGATGTCCTCGTAG
- the LOC126678979 gene encoding uncharacterized protein LOC126678979 isoform X1: MGWKAAEKLIRHWKIVRGDNIMITRGKDKGETGIIKRVIRSQNRVIVEGKNLVKKHIKAGEGHEGGIFSVEAPLHASNVQILDPVTGKPCKVGSKYLEDGTKVRVSRGIGASGSIIPRPEILKMRTTPRPSVAGPKDTPMDLVMESTYDAKSGKGMPEL; the protein is encoded by the exons ATGGGCTGGAAAGCAGCGGAAAAGCTAATTAGGCACTGGAAAATAGTCAGAGGTGATAAT ATAATGATAACTAGGGGAAAGGATAAAGGCGAGACTGGGATTATTAAGCGTGTCATTCGTTCACAAAATCGTGTTATTGTAGAGGGAAAAAATCTG GTAAAAAAGCACATCAAGGCTGGTGAAGGTCACGAAGGTGGTATCTTTTCAGTTGAAGCCCCACTCCACGCCTCAAATGTTCAAATTCTTGATCCAGTCACCGG GAAGCCTTGCAAGGTCGGAAGTAAATATCTAGAAGACGGCACCAAAGTAAGAGTTTCTAGAGGTATAGGGGCATCTGGATCGATAATTCCTCGTCCTGAGATTTTAAAGATGCGGACAACTCCAAGACCTTCTGTAG CCGGTCCTAAGGACACTCCAATGGATCTTGTTATGGAGAGCACTTATGATGCCAAATCTGGGAAGGGAATGCCTGAGCTTTGA
- the LOC126678978 gene encoding SUPPRESSOR OF ABI3-5 isoform X1 — MDPGRYGLQQGWDNNSAPEGYGGVHEPNYRVGGSYDERRFHDERYARDNAYPRNTYHREVLDRESYPPPPSAGLWTQSRRRSYEEEIPVDRDSRRHEKPYIDSYRDLDAFPDRETDSYQKPDKFHDGYHNMDNYRDQGFDRPARFGSRDRDDYAYDDYDYRPRVSSQSREDSRERDYDYGRHSYDSEYDRGSKRDGSWRRHESRERERDKRDLSRERDQSPHKRHERSRSRGREDRPRSRSPRGRSHGRSQRGDSCDDGRHERIERRRDREEKHQRGNYTVAPSATVVVKGLSLKTTEEDLYQILAEWGPLRHVRVIKERNSGISRGFSFIDFPSVDAACAMMDRIGDDGLVVDGRKLFFEYSSKPTAGASGPFGQENSTRSGHFNHRGITVPSDWMCTICGCVNFARRTSCFQCNEPRTEDAPPADIAMSNSTSLGKKGFEAGPTHVLVVRGLDENADEEMLRYEFSKHAPIKDLRLVRDKFTHVSRGFAFVHFHSVEDATKSLEATNGTTLEKNGQILRVAYAKSILGPGSGASGSLQSSSLAAAAIEAAAFAQQYDTGGWAPKEYNPDDKSAGEQEQAGGEAAVQRDGSAPQSGFVWDEASGYYYDATSGFYYDGNTGLYYDGNSGVWYSYDTQTQQYIPCTDQNDTKTSAKQSEHSKSSDSSNIKKVVISAPAATITSAASLQDAVQAAAAAALAAEKKEKEKAKEIKLASKSSILASKKKMNNVLTMWKQRSHEGQATRVAVDDNQPSALADDRPFPVGQATKSKFKSDTSTVGTSFPAPQAVGLESPVKPRPVMGVIRASGRGVVKSDTSYSGSSGGVSTPAAVSGSFTNTDTSAAMTPFRTDVSALGSYAPPVSAGSGKRRFSEMPLSSASANKEQPHSTYRDRAAERRSLYGSSSSIGDDLPDIRGDSNQELPIKKGSLDTMPFPPGVGGGRGSGDASINAQSYEVITADKAIDEKNVGNRMLRNMGWQEGLGLGKDGSGMIEPVQAQSTEKRAGLGSQQKKVDPGLEVQAGDSYRTLIHKKALARFREMSS; from the exons ATGGATCCTGGTCGCTATGGTCTTCAGCAAGGATGGGATAATAACAGC GCTCCGGAGGGGTATGGTGGCGTCCACGAGCCAAACTACCG GGTTGGTGGTTCATATGATGAGAGGAGGTTTCATGATGAACGGTACGCAAGGGATAATGCCTACCCAAGAAACACTTATCATCGGGAGGTTTTAGATAGGGAGAGCTATCCACCTCCTCCTTCTGCTGGTCTGTGGACTCAATCAAGAAGGAGAAGTTATGAAGAAGAGATCCCCGTTGACAGGGATTCTAGAAGACATGAGAAACCATATATCGATTCGTATCGTGACTTGGATGCTTTTCCTGATCGGGAGACTGATTCATATCAGAAACCTGATAAGTTTCATGATGGATACCACAATATGGATAATTATCGTGATCAGGGGTTTGACAGACCTGCTAGGTTCGGGAGTCGTGATAGGGATGATTATGCATATGATGATTATGATTACAGACCTCGTGTTTCCAGTCAAAGTAGGGAAGACAGCCGTGAAAGGGATTATGATTATGGCCGCCATAGTTATGATTCAGAATATGATAGAGGTAGTAAGAGAGATGGAAGTTGGAGGCGACATGAATCTCGTGAGAGAGAGCGTGATAAGAGAGATTTGAGTCGGGAAAGAGATCAGAGTCCACATAAAAGGCATGAACGATCCCGATCCCGAGGACGTGAAGATCGCCCTAGATCAAGGTCCCCGCGAGGGCGAAGTCATGGTCGAAGTCAACGAGGAGACAGCTGCGATGATGGTCGACATGAAAGGATTGAAAGGCGGAGAGATCGTGAGGAGAAGCATCAACGAGGAAATTATACTGTG GCCCCATCTGCAACTGTTGTGGTGAAAGGTCTCTCCCTGAAGACAACAGAGGAAGATCTGTATCAAATACTT GCTGAATGGGGACCTCTTCGCCATGTCCGTGTAATCAAAGAGCGAAATTCTGGCATTTCTCGTggattttcttttattgattttcCTTCCGTG GATGCAGCTTGTGCTATGATGGATAGGATTGGAGATGACGGCCTTGTTGTAGATGGAAGGAAACTTTTCTTCGAGTATAG TAGCAAGCCGACTGCGGGGGCAAGTGGACCTTTTGGTCAAGAAAATTCCACCAGATCTGGCCATTTCAACCATCGTGGCATCACAGTGCCTTCTGATTGGATGTGCACCATCTGTGGCTGTGTTAATTTTGCACGCCGAACATCCTGCTTTCAG TGTAATGAGCCAAGAACTGAAGATGCACCACCTGCGGATATAGCAATGTCAAATTCAACTTCTTTAGGAAAGAAAGGATTTGAGGCAG GTCCTACACATGTATTGGTTGTTCGTGGATTGGATGAAAATGCTGATGAGGAGATGCTTCGTTACGAGTTCTCCAAACATGCTCCAATCAAG GATCTTCGTCTTGTGAGGGACAAGTTTACTCATGTTTCAAGGGGATTTGCATTTGTGCATTTTCATTCG GTTGAAGATGCTACTAAATCGCTTGAAGCAACTAATGGAACAACTCTTGAAAAGAATGGGCAGATCTTGAGAGTAGCATATGCAAAGAGCATTCTTGGTCCAGGGTCTGGAGCATCTGGATCTTTGCAATCAAGCAGCCTGGCGGCGGCTGCAATCGAGGCAGCAGCATTTGCTCAGCAG TATGACACTGGTGGATGGGCACCAAAGGAGTATAATCCCGATGATAAATCTGCTGGTGAGCAAGAGCAAGCTGGTGGTGAGGCTGCAGTTCAGAGAGATGGATCTGCTCCACAATCTGGCTTTGTTTGGGATGAAGCCTCTGGTTATTACTATGATGCTACTTCTGGGTTCTATTATGATGGAAATACAG GTCTTTACTATGATGGTAATAGTGGGGTTTGGTATTCATATGACACCCAAACTCAGCAGTATATCCCTTGCACTGATCAGAATGACACTAAAACATCTGCCAAACAATCTGAGCACTCCAAGTCATCAGATAGTTCTAATATCAAAAAAGTAGTTATTTCTGCACCAGCTGCTACTATCACATCGGCTGCCTCGTTACAGGATGCAGTCCAGGCTGCTGCTGCAGCAGCATTAGCTGCTgagaagaaagaaaaggaaaaggcTAAGGAGATAAAACTTGCTTCAAAAAGCAGTATTTTGGCTAGCaagaagaaaatgaacaatGTTTTGACAATGTGGAAGCAGAGGAGCCATGAGGGGCAAGCAACTCGTGTTGCTGTTGATGACAATCAGCCATCTGCTTTAGCTGATGATAGGCCCTTCCCGGTTGGGCAAGCTACCAAGAGCAAATTCAAATCTGATACTTCTACAGTTGGCACAAGTTTCCCAGCACCTCAGGCTGTGGGCTTAGAGTCTCCAGTCAAGCCCAGACCTGTAATGGGGGTCATAAGGGCCTCAGGTCGAGGTGTTGTGAAATCAGATACTTCATATTCAGGATCCTCCGGTGGAGTTTCTACCCCTGCTGCTGTTTCTGGTTCATTTACGAATACTGATACATCTGCAGCTATGACGCCCTTCAGGACAGATGTGTCAGCTTTGGGTTCCTATGCACCACCTGTGTCTGCTGGGAGTGGCAAGAGGAGGTTTTCTGAGATGCCGTTGTCTTCTGCTTCTGCAAACAAGGAGCAACCGCATAGTACCTACAGGGATCGTGCAGCTGAAAGGAGGAGCTTGTATGGTTCGTCATCTTCTATTGGAGATGATCTACCTGATATTCGAGGGGATTCAA ATCAAGAGTTGCCAATCAAAAAGGGTTCTTTGGATACAATGCCTTTTCCACCTGGTGTTGGTGGAGGACGTGGGTCTGGAGATGCGAGCATCAATGCACAAAGTTATGAGGTGATTACAGCAGATAAGGCTATTGATGAGAAAAATGTGGGCAATCGAATGCTCCGCAATATGGGCTGGCAGGAAGGATTG GGACTGGGGAAGGATGGAAGCGGAATGATTGAACCAGTTCAAGCACAATCTACAGAAAAGCGAGCGGGACTTGGGAGCCAGCAGAAAAAAGTGGATCCTGGCCTTGAAGTACAGGCCGGTGACAGTTACAGAACTCTCATTCATAAGAAAGCCCTTGCTAGGTTCCGAGAGATGTCCTCGTAG